A single window of Pontibacter actiniarum DNA harbors:
- the rpe gene encoding ribulose-phosphate 3-epimerase, whose protein sequence is MTFVAPSILSTDFAHLSRTLAAVNESKADWLHVDVMDGVFVPNISFGTPVLKAIQQHTKKPVELHLMIVQPERYLETFARFNINQMTVHAEACTHLHSVVQQIKRLGCKAGVALNPHTPLGYLEYVIQDLDMVCLMSVNPGFGGQKFIPQTLEKISQLKELIRRKGAAALIEVDGGINQTNVTDVVSAGADAVVAGSSVFDSSDPRQAIAALKGAQAK, encoded by the coding sequence ATGACCTTCGTTGCTCCCTCCATACTGTCAACAGACTTTGCCCATCTCAGCAGAACTTTAGCAGCGGTGAACGAGAGTAAGGCTGACTGGCTACACGTAGACGTGATGGACGGGGTATTCGTCCCGAACATTTCCTTTGGTACCCCTGTACTCAAAGCAATTCAGCAGCACACTAAAAAGCCCGTGGAGCTGCACCTGATGATTGTGCAGCCTGAGCGTTACCTGGAGACCTTTGCCCGCTTCAACATAAACCAAATGACCGTGCACGCAGAGGCTTGCACGCACCTGCACAGTGTGGTACAACAGATAAAGCGTTTAGGCTGTAAAGCTGGTGTTGCCCTGAACCCGCACACGCCTCTCGGGTACCTGGAGTACGTAATACAGGACCTGGACATGGTGTGCCTGATGTCCGTAAACCCCGGCTTTGGCGGACAAAAGTTCATTCCCCAAACACTTGAAAAGATAAGCCAGCTTAAAGAGTTGATTAGAAGGAAAGGCGCTGCTGCTTTGATTGAAGTGGACGGAGGAATCAATCAGACAAATGTAACAGACGTGGTTAGCGCAGGGGCAGACGCCGTTGTGGCGGGAAGCAGCGTGTTTGACTCCAGTGACCCCAGGCAAGCGATAGCGGCCCTAAAGGGAGCACAGGCCAAGTGA
- a CDS encoding DUF4099 domain-containing protein has protein sequence MNFDIKDLPYGQFERLGMNKKDVLSMKSDDLVSLLTGRRTSLHTFTIKEASLEPLTVDAKLSLKMNPDNTLSLLIHPIRREIQNEIGASKQELEKLQNGELLVKPFKSLNGEKELYVFQLDKETNEILRVRVRDIQVPSAIRDIVLSTDQKEHLRQGGTLELYSKAKDQLISARLDLNDPKGLKIVEGQVSLKESHTLAVKETPVVSIKR, from the coding sequence ATGAACTTCGATATAAAAGACCTTCCTTATGGTCAATTTGAGCGTCTTGGAATGAACAAGAAAGACGTGCTCTCCATGAAGTCTGACGATTTGGTCAGCCTGCTGACGGGCAGGCGCACAAGCCTGCATACCTTTACTATCAAGGAAGCCAGTCTGGAGCCTCTTACTGTGGATGCAAAATTGAGCCTGAAGATGAATCCAGACAACACCCTATCACTGCTGATCCACCCCATACGGAGGGAGATTCAGAACGAGATTGGCGCCAGTAAGCAGGAGTTGGAGAAACTGCAAAACGGGGAGCTGCTGGTAAAGCCGTTTAAGTCGCTCAATGGGGAGAAGGAGCTGTATGTTTTCCAGCTGGATAAGGAGACCAATGAGATTCTGCGGGTGAGGGTACGGGATATCCAAGTGCCTAGTGCTATCAGGGATATCGTGTTGAGTACTGATCAGAAAGAGCACCTGCGGCAAGGAGGTACCCTGGAGCTTTATTCCAAAGCAAAGGATCAGCTGATCTCGGCCCGCTTGGATCTGAATGATCCTAAAGGACTGAAGATAGTGGAGGGGCAGGTCTCCCTAAAAGAAAGCCACACCTTGGCAGTGAAGGAAACCCCTGTTGTGTCTATCAAACGTTAA
- a CDS encoding DUF3991 domain-containing protein yields MTFQEYREQVSIIQVAESLGYVFDPLKGRKSPEFKHPDGDRIIINNPGDSSRQMYFNRDGSNDKGSVIDFVANRLHRFQGSFRNEIDGINKVLSRYAYASQPKAPIYNVTEAKPFDKSRFVESEASVFKLHYLIKERGLSNETVQLFLPYIRLVRDAEKDNAYTNIAFPLQRPGGSETIGYDLRNYGFKGVAAGSDRKHGVWVADFAQNPVLTRHVYFAENPIDAMSFYQLEKDKRDFSNSVFVSFGGGMSRMQVELSLQAWPHAQKHTIFDNDYQGKIYDIYLATAIVGKPYTFTKNADSITFSLDEKKFDIPVDKLSLFAFEKNSGIRSGLQVHKPLGHKDYNDIIHPKNDQENRIPMKVKL; encoded by the coding sequence ATGACCTTTCAGGAATACAGAGAGCAGGTATCGATTATTCAGGTCGCCGAGTCGCTAGGCTATGTGTTTGACCCCTTGAAGGGCAGAAAGAGCCCTGAGTTCAAGCACCCTGACGGAGACAGAATCATCATCAACAACCCGGGCGACAGCTCCCGGCAGATGTACTTCAACCGTGATGGAAGCAACGACAAGGGCTCTGTGATAGATTTTGTGGCCAACCGGCTGCACCGCTTCCAGGGAAGCTTTCGCAATGAGATTGACGGTATCAATAAGGTACTATCTAGGTATGCCTATGCCTCTCAACCCAAAGCTCCAATCTATAATGTTACGGAAGCAAAGCCTTTTGACAAAAGCAGGTTTGTCGAATCCGAGGCCTCTGTTTTTAAGCTGCATTACCTGATCAAGGAACGAGGTCTCTCTAACGAGACCGTGCAGCTGTTCCTGCCTTACATTAGGCTAGTGCGGGACGCAGAGAAAGATAATGCCTATACCAATATCGCCTTCCCGCTGCAAAGGCCAGGTGGCAGCGAAACGATAGGCTACGACCTGCGCAATTATGGCTTTAAGGGCGTGGCAGCGGGCAGCGACCGCAAGCACGGTGTCTGGGTAGCCGACTTTGCGCAGAATCCGGTTCTTACACGCCATGTCTACTTTGCGGAGAACCCTATAGATGCCATGAGCTTCTATCAGCTGGAGAAGGATAAGCGGGACTTCAGCAACTCCGTGTTCGTCTCGTTTGGCGGGGGAATGTCGAGAATGCAGGTGGAGCTTTCCCTACAGGCGTGGCCGCATGCTCAAAAGCATACCATTTTCGATAACGATTACCAGGGAAAGATCTATGATATCTATCTGGCCACGGCGATAGTAGGTAAGCCTTACACCTTTACAAAGAATGCCGACAGTATCACCTTCAGCTTGGATGAAAAGAAATTTGATATTCCTGTAGACAAGCTGAGCCTTTTTGCCTTTGAGAAGAACTCCGGTATTCGTTCCGGACTTCAGGTGCATAAGCCCCTTGGCCATAAAGACTATAACGACATTATACATCCCAAAAATGACCAGGAGAACCGTATCCCTATGAAAGTGAAGTTATGA
- a CDS encoding beta-barrel fold lipoprotein yields MKKLSLFSLLLCTVLFFAGCDKESDDPILPDTAAYRVDYSQSGDYEKFIKIITIGGGDFKVRGTGEAMPPVLFDGNLSETSYSFEADNVRELTIHAANEFSAVEEGPASMQMRFVIYKNGKQIDEKTFNYNEASGEKNEYLNYKAK; encoded by the coding sequence ATGAAAAAGCTATCTCTCTTCTCCCTTCTGTTATGTACAGTTCTATTTTTTGCTGGGTGTGACAAAGAAAGTGATGATCCGATCCTGCCTGATACTGCTGCCTATCGGGTCGATTACAGCCAGTCTGGGGATTATGAGAAGTTCATCAAGATTATTACCATTGGAGGTGGCGATTTCAAAGTGAGGGGTACTGGCGAAGCTATGCCGCCCGTGTTATTTGACGGGAACCTTTCGGAGACGTCCTATTCTTTTGAAGCGGATAATGTAAGGGAACTTACCATTCATGCTGCCAATGAGTTTAGTGCCGTAGAGGAAGGTCCTGCTTCCATGCAGATGCGCTTTGTTATTTACAAGAACGGCAAGCAAATTGATGAGAAAACCTTTAATTACAATGAAGCTTCAGGGGAGAAAAATGAGTACTTGAATTACAAAGCTAAGTAG
- a CDS encoding Y-family DNA polymerase: protein MTSLFALVDCNNFYCSVIRVFHPELNNVPVVVLSNNDGSIIARSNEAKALGLQMGQPFFEAKTTIDKYNVVYFSSNYTLIGDMSARVHSTLARFTPNVEIYSIDEAFLDLGGFKGIVIPDYARTIRNTVKKWTGIPVSIGVAPTKTLAKLANRIAKKSEKANGVLVLTEAKHLEAALKRTDVGDVWGIGSRYATKLHSFGINNAWQLANVTDAFAKKHLTVVGLRLVKELRGEPCADLEIEPPAKKGICSSRSFGKPVTTLDDLKEAVAVYASRCAYKLRQQKSACRVVTVFIHTNPFREQEPQYYNTKTINLPVSSSSTIELVQYATMALEHIYRDGFAYKKAGVYITEIGPADGAQMNIFDRVDRSKHASLMLTLDQLNKSMGKGTVKVAAEGVSHIWEPKAEFSPPCYTTRIEDVLKVR, encoded by the coding sequence ATGACTAGTTTGTTTGCCCTTGTAGACTGCAATAACTTTTACTGCTCTGTGATACGCGTCTTTCACCCTGAGCTAAACAATGTGCCTGTGGTAGTGCTTTCTAACAACGATGGCTCGATCATCGCTAGAAGCAATGAGGCCAAAGCACTGGGCCTGCAGATGGGGCAGCCCTTTTTCGAAGCCAAGACAACTATAGACAAATATAATGTAGTCTACTTTAGCTCTAACTACACGCTTATAGGTGACATGTCTGCCAGGGTGCACAGTACTTTGGCCCGCTTCACTCCCAATGTGGAGATTTATTCCATTGACGAGGCTTTTTTGGACCTAGGTGGCTTTAAAGGAATAGTTATACCGGATTATGCACGCACCATCCGGAACACCGTTAAAAAGTGGACAGGCATACCCGTCAGTATAGGTGTCGCGCCCACGAAAACCCTGGCGAAGCTTGCGAACCGGATTGCCAAAAAGTCTGAGAAGGCCAATGGTGTGCTGGTGCTGACGGAAGCTAAGCATTTGGAGGCGGCACTAAAAAGAACCGACGTCGGTGACGTATGGGGCATTGGCTCCCGCTATGCCACAAAACTCCATAGCTTCGGCATAAACAATGCCTGGCAGCTAGCCAATGTCACGGATGCTTTTGCTAAAAAACATTTAACGGTGGTGGGGCTGCGGCTGGTGAAAGAGTTGCGTGGGGAGCCATGTGCTGACTTAGAGATCGAGCCTCCGGCAAAAAAAGGGATCTGCTCCTCTCGCTCATTCGGGAAGCCGGTCACAACGCTCGACGACCTAAAGGAAGCAGTGGCTGTCTACGCCTCCCGGTGCGCCTACAAGCTACGGCAGCAAAAAAGCGCCTGTCGCGTGGTAACCGTGTTCATTCATACTAATCCATTTCGGGAACAGGAGCCGCAATACTACAATACCAAAACCATCAACCTGCCCGTTTCTTCCTCCTCCACTATAGAATTAGTTCAGTACGCTACCATGGCACTGGAACACATCTACCGGGACGGGTTTGCCTACAAGAAAGCTGGCGTGTACATCACGGAGATTGGACCGGCAGACGGCGCACAGATGAATATCTTTGACAGGGTGGATCGGAGTAAGCATGCAAGCCTCATGCTCACATTGGATCAACTTAACAAGTCTATGGGAAAGGGCACGGTAAAGGTAGCTGCTGAGGGGGTGAGTCATATTTGGGAGCCTAAAGCTGAATTCTCTCCTCCATGCTATACCACAAGAATAGAAGATGTCCTGAAAGTGCGGTGA
- a CDS encoding LexA family protein: MNKEILLPSETVSFVLLGRDTETKCPLFAARVPAGFPSPAEEHIEDRISLSSYLNGHPDATFYVQLEGDSMIDYNLLEGDLLVVDRSLHVRSGDIVLANVNSEYTVKKLEITETGVRLLPGNKKYNPVEITEDLEFLVWGVVRGIARRIRQ, encoded by the coding sequence ATGAATAAAGAAATACTATTACCCTCGGAAACAGTAAGCTTTGTTCTGCTAGGTCGTGACACGGAAACAAAGTGCCCGCTCTTCGCGGCACGTGTCCCGGCGGGTTTTCCCAGTCCGGCAGAAGAGCACATTGAGGATAGAATTAGTCTATCATCTTATTTAAATGGACATCCAGACGCTACATTCTACGTTCAGCTAGAAGGGGATTCTATGATAGATTACAACCTGCTGGAAGGCGATCTGCTCGTCGTAGACCGTTCACTGCACGTGCGCAGCGGCGACATCGTGCTGGCTAATGTCAACAGCGAATATACGGTAAAGAAGCTGGAGATAACAGAAACTGGAGTCCGGCTTCTCCCTGGTAATAAAAAGTACAACCCTGTAGAGATCACGGAGGATTTGGAGTTTTTGGTCTGGGGCGTAGTGCGGGGTATAGCCAGGAGGATACGTCAATGA
- a CDS encoding ImmA/IrrE family metallo-endopeptidase, which yields MNNKYSKAELIAKKVLSDCGLDDPTELPLSDIILGRGAYYEEKPLIGKEGEIVSAGGHSMITVNSDITFETKKRFAAAHELGHYEMHRNLTPIIFDTEYDLINWYKAGPQETEANEFASEFLMPSDTFYKECKSKRFGPHVIEHLAERFLVSKTAAILKFVKRGNHPVCVVYCKDNKMKWWKSSYDFRPFIEFEYDKNPPTGSVAYEVFTKGKVYLNDERQQQIYKSDWFRMRDDEQDSNFYEYCLHVKSFNYTISIIWED from the coding sequence ATGAACAATAAGTACTCTAAAGCGGAATTGATCGCCAAAAAGGTATTATCTGATTGTGGCTTGGATGACCCTACAGAGTTACCTCTCAGTGACATTATACTTGGGAGAGGAGCCTATTATGAAGAGAAGCCTTTAATAGGAAAAGAAGGAGAAATTGTTTCCGCTGGTGGGCACTCTATGATAACTGTTAACTCAGATATCACTTTTGAAACTAAGAAAAGATTTGCCGCAGCTCATGAACTTGGGCATTATGAGATGCACCGGAACCTAACTCCCATCATATTTGATACAGAGTATGATCTAATTAACTGGTATAAGGCTGGGCCACAGGAAACTGAAGCTAATGAGTTTGCCTCTGAGTTTTTGATGCCTTCCGATACATTCTACAAAGAATGTAAGTCTAAACGTTTTGGCCCTCATGTCATTGAACACCTTGCCGAAAGGTTTCTAGTTAGCAAGACTGCTGCAATCCTAAAGTTTGTTAAGAGAGGAAATCACCCTGTATGTGTTGTTTATTGTAAGGACAACAAGATGAAATGGTGGAAATCATCTTATGACTTTAGACCATTCATCGAGTTTGAATATGATAAAAATCCTCCGACAGGATCTGTTGCTTATGAGGTATTTACAAAAGGTAAAGTATACTTAAATGATGAACGGCAGCAGCAGATATATAAGTCGGATTGGTTCAGAATGAGAGATGACGAACAGGACTCAAATTTTTATGAATACTGCCTACACGTTAAATCCTTTAACTACACAATAAGCATTATCTGGGAAGACTAA
- a CDS encoding multiubiquitin domain-containing protein, with the protein MNNEKSTGKPEHKPGPENKYHILVDRDNIKVDKECLTGREILTLAKKSPVEGYQLNVKRKGGKVAKLGYDDTICLSEPGIEKFLTLPLDQREGEALRRHFALLEEDEEFLESLELPWETVNLQNILWVFIHDYPVRDGYNVSKATLGVRITSGYPVAQLDMVYFCPPLSRADGQPIGALSPLSLDGKVFQQWSRHRTGQNPWRPGVDSLSTHMPLADFWLDQEFLKRPSHAVSA; encoded by the coding sequence ATGAATAACGAGAAAAGTACTGGCAAACCGGAGCATAAGCCTGGGCCAGAAAACAAGTACCACATATTGGTGGATCGAGACAACATAAAGGTCGATAAAGAGTGCCTCACAGGGCGTGAAATACTTACTCTTGCCAAGAAATCGCCGGTTGAAGGTTATCAGCTAAATGTGAAGAGAAAGGGAGGTAAAGTAGCCAAACTTGGTTACGATGACACCATATGCCTGAGCGAACCGGGTATTGAGAAGTTCCTGACTTTGCCACTGGATCAGAGGGAAGGGGAGGCACTTAGAAGACATTTTGCGCTCTTGGAAGAAGATGAAGAGTTTCTGGAGAGCTTGGAGCTGCCATGGGAGACTGTGAACCTGCAAAATATACTTTGGGTCTTTATTCATGATTACCCTGTAAGAGATGGCTATAACGTTAGTAAGGCCACCTTGGGAGTTAGGATTACTTCGGGCTATCCGGTAGCCCAACTAGACATGGTTTATTTTTGCCCGCCTCTCAGTCGAGCAGATGGACAGCCTATAGGGGCACTTTCTCCTCTTTCCCTAGATGGAAAGGTATTCCAGCAGTGGTCACGTCACCGTACGGGTCAAAACCCTTGGAGGCCCGGTGTAGATAGCCTGAGTACTCATATGCCTCTGGCTGATTTTTGGTTAGATCAGGAGTTCCTAAAGCGCCCGAGCCATGCAGTATCAGCTTAG
- a CDS encoding ThiF family adenylyltransferase → MQYQLRVSGNLYKELQQHLFPGDGKEAVAVALCGRYERDGISILLVHELMLIPHKECYRAEDVVCWKTETILPFLEKASKKDMAILKIHSHPGGFPAFSDVDDESDKDLFSSVFGWCESDSVHGSAVMLPEGRIFGRVITPKLESFPFDKVSVAGDEIKVWEHNTSSYSPDDFAVRTAQAFGEGTYSKLRRLKVGVVGCSGTGSPTIEQLKRLGIGELVLIDPDEVEHKNLNRILNTTREDANLRRLKTEVLSSHIRETGLGTKVVAYPFNLYDSPEALQELITCDIIFGCVDSVDGRHLISQLTNFYLIPYFDQGVKLDADGKGGIDKVSGTVHFIQPGSSSLLSRGQYTRQILFDECLRRQDPVEYSKRLKAGYVHNADVDRPAVISINMQISSMAINEFLNRLHSFKNEPARNYAQVSMDYSDGSICNVAEDDLPVDDYQVMWAGRGDLSTFLRMIELSAVKV, encoded by the coding sequence ATGCAGTATCAGCTTAGAGTATCAGGAAACCTTTACAAGGAGCTACAGCAGCACCTCTTTCCCGGAGACGGGAAAGAGGCCGTTGCCGTGGCATTGTGCGGCCGATATGAACGGGACGGTATATCTATCTTGCTAGTGCATGAGCTCATGCTAATTCCGCACAAGGAGTGCTACCGTGCTGAAGATGTAGTTTGCTGGAAGACTGAAACCATTTTGCCTTTTTTAGAAAAGGCCTCTAAGAAAGATATGGCTATTCTCAAGATACATAGCCACCCAGGAGGATTTCCCGCCTTTTCTGATGTAGATGATGAATCTGACAAAGATCTTTTTTCTTCAGTATTTGGATGGTGTGAGTCAGATTCAGTACATGGGTCTGCCGTTATGCTGCCAGAAGGGAGAATCTTCGGTAGAGTGATCACCCCAAAATTAGAGTCATTCCCTTTCGATAAAGTGTCTGTAGCAGGGGATGAGATAAAAGTTTGGGAACATAATACCTCTTCATATAGTCCAGATGACTTTGCGGTCCGTACCGCACAAGCATTTGGTGAAGGTACCTATTCAAAACTAAGAAGGCTTAAGGTGGGTGTTGTCGGCTGCTCCGGCACAGGTAGCCCGACCATAGAACAGTTAAAAAGGCTTGGAATAGGGGAACTGGTATTGATTGATCCAGACGAAGTAGAGCATAAGAACCTAAACCGTATCTTGAATACAACTCGGGAAGATGCTAATTTGAGAAGGCTTAAAACAGAAGTCCTGTCCAGTCACATACGGGAAACCGGGTTAGGCACAAAAGTAGTAGCATACCCATTTAATTTGTATGATTCCCCAGAGGCCTTGCAGGAGCTTATTACATGTGATATCATTTTCGGATGCGTCGATAGCGTTGATGGAAGGCACCTAATTAGCCAGCTAACCAACTTCTATCTTATTCCTTATTTTGACCAGGGTGTAAAGTTAGATGCTGACGGGAAAGGTGGCATTGATAAGGTTTCTGGGACAGTACACTTCATCCAACCAGGAAGTTCGTCCTTGCTTAGCCGAGGGCAGTACACCAGGCAGATCTTGTTCGATGAATGCCTAAGAAGGCAGGACCCTGTTGAATACAGTAAGAGGCTTAAGGCCGGTTATGTACACAACGCTGACGTGGACCGTCCAGCAGTTATAAGTATTAATATGCAAATCAGTAGCATGGCCATCAATGAATTTCTCAATCGCCTACATTCCTTTAAGAATGAGCCTGCCCGTAACTATGCGCAGGTAAGTATGGATTATAGTGATGGCTCAATTTGCAATGTGGCAGAAGATGACTTACCAGTAGATGACTATCAGGTAATGTGGGCCGGAAGAGGGGATTTATCTACCTTTCTGAGGATGATTGAACTATCTGCTGTGAAGGTATGA
- a CDS encoding DUF6527 family protein, producing MKQFIKLVEQAYKQLALFFHPSYSFTIADDLPEKLEKHRVYILGEPSDPWAVALECPCGCRSIIQLNLLREAKPRWEYSISHNRAITIKPSIWRKAGCMSHFFIRKGKIVWA from the coding sequence ATGAAGCAATTTATTAAACTAGTAGAGCAAGCTTATAAGCAGCTTGCTCTATTTTTTCACCCAAGTTACAGCTTTACAATCGCAGATGACTTGCCGGAGAAACTGGAAAAGCACAGAGTCTACATCCTCGGGGAACCATCTGATCCATGGGCTGTGGCTTTAGAATGCCCTTGCGGTTGCCGCTCGATAATCCAGCTTAACCTTTTAAGGGAAGCGAAGCCCAGGTGGGAATACAGTATTTCACATAACAGAGCTATCACAATAAAACCATCTATCTGGCGAAAAGCTGGCTGCATGAGCCACTTCTTTATAAGGAAAGGGAAAATTGTCTGGGCTTAG
- a CDS encoding HYC_CC_PP family protein, which translates to MKNLFHIFLVISLLISTAGFAVTKHFCGEVLANISVGSEAKSCCEPGSMPVDCDCHSNTEHVSVEDDFQLDQQVIKLTPNLQAVLVNFVSELRLTLLLDEPSKKLLFHSKQPPLAESDIYIKVQSFLI; encoded by the coding sequence ATGAAAAATCTCTTCCACATATTCTTAGTCATCTCCTTGCTCATTAGCACGGCGGGGTTTGCTGTGACAAAGCATTTCTGTGGAGAGGTTCTGGCAAATATCTCTGTAGGATCAGAAGCCAAATCATGCTGCGAACCAGGTAGCATGCCGGTCGATTGTGATTGCCACAGTAATACAGAGCATGTGTCCGTTGAGGATGATTTCCAGCTTGACCAGCAGGTTATCAAGCTAACGCCTAACCTGCAAGCTGTATTAGTAAATTTTGTCAGCGAGCTACGGCTTACACTGCTTCTGGACGAGCCGTCCAAGAAGCTTCTTTTCCATTCAAAACAACCCCCTTTAGCTGAATCTGATATTTACATTAAGGTTCAGTCATTCCTAATATAG